From Acetobacter sp.:
AAACCTGAGCCTTTGCGATCCGGCATGCTTCAGTCCTATCGGATCGCGCTGCCGGAAGTCTCCCATACCTTTCAGGCCGGTCACAGGATTGTCGTGCAGATTCAGTCGAGCTGGTTCCCGCTCTACGACCGCAACCCACAGCGGTATGTCGGTAATATCTTTTTGGCCCATCCGGCAGACTATCGAGTGGCTCGTCAGCGTATCGCCGTAGGAGGCCCTCTGCAAAGCCATGTCGATCTTCCAGTCGTGAACGATGGTGGTGTGCTGCCTTCTCCCTCTCATCCGTGATAAGGGTGGGAACAGAAGAAGCCGTGGGCAAGGGTTGGCCTGTGTGCGTCCGATATGCCCGTTTCTGGCAGACCGGTAGCGGTCGATGAGGTTCTGTTCGTGTAAAATCTTGAAACAGAAGCGGTATTTCATATTTTTATGGATATTTTCGTGCTGTAACGAATGGCGCAAGACGATGGGGGCGTAGCATCATGAAGCGGACAGCCGATCTGCCCTGTCATCCGCCGCCTGTCGTGGGGTTTGCCGACAGCTATACCGGTGGTTTTATTGATGGCTTTCACGCTCACGACCGGGGGCAACTGTCGGTATTTCTGGCTGGAAGCGTGACGATCAACACGCTGGACAAAAGTTTCGTGCTTGGTCCCGGTCAGGGCATGTGGATTCCCGCCAACACGCTGCATCAGGCCAACTGCCGGACTGACCTGATGTTTCAGGTCGTGTATGTTGAAGCGGATTTCATCGGTTCTGATCTCCCCTGCAAGATGTTTGAACTTTCCACTCTTGTCAGAGGTCTGGTGGACGAAATCATCGCCATGCGCTTTGAGTTCACCATGGATGAACGGATGTCGGTCATCGCCCGGCTGCTGGTTGATGAAATCAGACGCGCCCCCCGGATCGCGGAGCGTCTGCTGCTTCCGTCCGACTCCCGGCTCCGGCGTGTGTGCGAGACGATCATGCTTCAGCCCGGGGATTGCCATGATATTGATTACTGGGCCCGTGAAACCGGCATGGCGCGGCGTACCTTCACCCGGCTCTTTCAGCAGGAAATGGGTATGGGTTTCGCGGCATGGCGTCGCAGGGTGCGGGTGATCGAAGCCGCGTCCCGCATCGCGGCGGGTCAGCCGATCTCGCAGGTCGCGTTCGACCTTGGATATGACAATGCCAGCAGTTTCAGCACCATGTTTCACCGGACTTTTGGTGTTGCGCCCCGTACCCTGCGTTTCAATTCAGAGGCAGGTCCGCACGCATAGTTCATGCGTCGTCTTCGGCGCCATGAGATTATCGCTCTGCGTTT
This genomic window contains:
- a CDS encoding AraC family transcriptional regulator, giving the protein MKRTADLPCHPPPVVGFADSYTGGFIDGFHAHDRGQLSVFLAGSVTINTLDKSFVLGPGQGMWIPANTLHQANCRTDLMFQVVYVEADFIGSDLPCKMFELSTLVRGLVDEIIAMRFEFTMDERMSVIARLLVDEIRRAPRIAERLLLPSDSRLRRVCETIMLQPGDCHDIDYWARETGMARRTFTRLFQQEMGMGFAAWRRRVRVIEAASRIAAGQPISQVAFDLGYDNASSFSTMFHRTFGVAPRTLRFNSEAGPHA